The Vidua chalybeata isolate OUT-0048 chromosome 21, bVidCha1 merged haplotype, whole genome shotgun sequence genome contains a region encoding:
- the BSPRY gene encoding B box and SPRY domain-containing protein isoform X1 — translation MWITHAFSKHLLARLGPGWSLPRGVSTARSYRSIQNKLVERCERIQLQSAAIARHVDEVLPAKDKGVLSAASAARELVVQRLLLVGKACENEEQQLLERVHAEEERAHQSILTQQVHWTEALHKLGALRTYLVDMITNLDDQGLLRAEQEIFERTEVAEGILEPQESLKLNFNQTCVQSPLLHRLWACAVLCCLTGSQEIYIDEKTLSPHLTLSEDKRTLTFSPKKAKVDSGCPERFDHWPNALATAPFHSGVCAWKVSVEQSCAYKLGVCYSSVPRKGSANEGRLGFNAASWVFSRYDKEFRFLHAGQPQPVELIKAPAEIGVLLDFAGGELLFYDPGSCAILFSHRQAFLEPLYPVFAVAHQSISLGRV, via the exons AACAAGCTGGTGGAGCGCTGCGAGCGGATCCAGCTGCAGAGCGCGGCCATCGCCCGACACGTGGACGAGGTGCTGCCTGCCAAAGACAAGGGCGTCCTG AGCGCGGCCAGCGCGGCGCGGGAGCTGGTGGTCCAGAGGCTGCTCCTCGTGGGGAAGGCCTGTGAGAacgaggagcagcagctgctggagagggtgCACGCCGAGGAGGAGCGGGCACACCAGAGCATCCTCACCCAGCAGGTGCACTGGACAGAGGCTCTGCACAAGCTGGGTGCCCTCCGCACCTACCTGGTGGACATGATCACCAACCTGGATGACCAGGGCCTGCTG CGTGCAGAACAAGAGATCTTCGAGAG GACGGAGGTGGCAGAGGGAATCTTGGAGCCACAGGAGTCCCTGAAGTTAAACTTTAATCAGACCTGTGTTCAGAGTCCACTGCTGCATCGACTGTgggcctgtgctgtgctctgctgcctcaCAG GCTCACAGGAGATTTACATTGATGAGAAAACCCTGAGCCCCCACCTCACCCTGTCGGAAGACAAGAGAACCCTGACCTTCAGCCCCAAGAAAGCAAAGGTGGACTCGGGCTGCCCCGAGCGGTTTGACCACTGGCCCAACGCTTTGGCCACTGCACCTTTCCACTCAGGGGTCTGTGCCTGGAAGGTCAGcgtggagcagagctgtgcctaCAAGCTGGGGGTTTGCTACAGCTCCGTGCCCAGGAAGGGCTCTGCCAACGAAGGCCGCCTGGGCTTCAACGCTGCCTCCTGGGTGTTCTCACGCTATGACAAAGAATTCCGGTTCCTGCACgcggggcagccccagcccgtGGAGCTGATCAAGGCCCCAGCAGAGATCGGGGTCCTGCTGGACTTTGCAGGGGGGGAGCTGCTCTTCTACGACCCCGGCTCCTGCGCCATCCTCTTCTCCCACCGCCAGGCCTTCCTGGAGCCCCTGTACCCTGTCTTTGCCGTGGCACACCAGAGCATCTCGCTCGGCCGCGTGTGA
- the BSPRY gene encoding B box and SPRY domain-containing protein isoform X2: MARAERLRNKLVERCERIQLQSAAIARHVDEVLPAKDKGVLSAASAARELVVQRLLLVGKACENEEQQLLERVHAEEERAHQSILTQQVHWTEALHKLGALRTYLVDMITNLDDQGLLRAEQEIFERTEVAEGILEPQESLKLNFNQTCVQSPLLHRLWACAVLCCLTGSQEIYIDEKTLSPHLTLSEDKRTLTFSPKKAKVDSGCPERFDHWPNALATAPFHSGVCAWKVSVEQSCAYKLGVCYSSVPRKGSANEGRLGFNAASWVFSRYDKEFRFLHAGQPQPVELIKAPAEIGVLLDFAGGELLFYDPGSCAILFSHRQAFLEPLYPVFAVAHQSISLGRV; encoded by the exons AACAAGCTGGTGGAGCGCTGCGAGCGGATCCAGCTGCAGAGCGCGGCCATCGCCCGACACGTGGACGAGGTGCTGCCTGCCAAAGACAAGGGCGTCCTG AGCGCGGCCAGCGCGGCGCGGGAGCTGGTGGTCCAGAGGCTGCTCCTCGTGGGGAAGGCCTGTGAGAacgaggagcagcagctgctggagagggtgCACGCCGAGGAGGAGCGGGCACACCAGAGCATCCTCACCCAGCAGGTGCACTGGACAGAGGCTCTGCACAAGCTGGGTGCCCTCCGCACCTACCTGGTGGACATGATCACCAACCTGGATGACCAGGGCCTGCTG CGTGCAGAACAAGAGATCTTCGAGAG GACGGAGGTGGCAGAGGGAATCTTGGAGCCACAGGAGTCCCTGAAGTTAAACTTTAATCAGACCTGTGTTCAGAGTCCACTGCTGCATCGACTGTgggcctgtgctgtgctctgctgcctcaCAG GCTCACAGGAGATTTACATTGATGAGAAAACCCTGAGCCCCCACCTCACCCTGTCGGAAGACAAGAGAACCCTGACCTTCAGCCCCAAGAAAGCAAAGGTGGACTCGGGCTGCCCCGAGCGGTTTGACCACTGGCCCAACGCTTTGGCCACTGCACCTTTCCACTCAGGGGTCTGTGCCTGGAAGGTCAGcgtggagcagagctgtgcctaCAAGCTGGGGGTTTGCTACAGCTCCGTGCCCAGGAAGGGCTCTGCCAACGAAGGCCGCCTGGGCTTCAACGCTGCCTCCTGGGTGTTCTCACGCTATGACAAAGAATTCCGGTTCCTGCACgcggggcagccccagcccgtGGAGCTGATCAAGGCCCCAGCAGAGATCGGGGTCCTGCTGGACTTTGCAGGGGGGGAGCTGCTCTTCTACGACCCCGGCTCCTGCGCCATCCTCTTCTCCCACCGCCAGGCCTTCCTGGAGCCCCTGTACCCTGTCTTTGCCGTGGCACACCAGAGCATCTCGCTCGGCCGCGTGTGA
- the HDHD3 gene encoding haloacid dehalogenase-like hydrolase domain-containing protein 3 — protein sequence MLRLRLLTWDVKDTLLRLRQPVGQSYAAEARAHGLQVQPEALGRSFREVYGAQSRRFPNYGHGQGLSSRQWWLDVVKQSFRLSGVHDEAALTKLAEKLYRDYCSPNNWEVLPGAAETLSRCRQLGFRMGVVSNFDSRLEAILSQCNLRHHFEFVLTSEAAGFAKPDGRIFEQALRLGGARPEQAAHIGDDYSRDYRAARAAGMHSFLLRAAGPGEGPEVPPEHVLPTLSHLLARIEKE from the coding sequence ATGCTTAGGCTGCGCCTGCTGACCTGGGATGTGAAGGACACGCTGCTGCGGCTGCGGCAGCCCGTGGGCCAGAGCTACGCGGCCGAGGCCCGGGCCCACGGGCTGCAGGTGCAGCCCGAGGCTCTGGGGCGCTCCTTCCGGGAGGTGTACGGAGCCCAGAGCCGGCGCTTCCCCAACTACGGCCACGGCCAGGGGCTCAGCTCCCGGCAGTGGTGGCTGGATGTTGTCAAACAGAGCTTCAGGCTCTCGGGCGTGCACGACGAGGCAGCCCTGACGAAGCTGGCAGAAAAGCTCTACCGCGACTACTGCAGCCCCAACAACTGGGAGGTGCTGCCGGGAGCCGCCGAGACCCTGAGCCGCTGCCGCCAGCTCGGCTTCCGCATGGGAGTCGTCTCCAACTTCGACAGCCGGCTGGAAGCCATCCTCTCGCAGTGCAACCTGCGGCACCACTTCGAGTTCGTGCTCACCTCCGAGGCCGCGGGCTTCGCCAAGCCGGACGGGAGGATCTTCGAGCAGGCGCTGCGGCtcggcggggcccggcccgaGCAGGCGGCGCACATCGGCGATGACTACAGCCGGGATTACCGGGCGGCCCGGGCCGCGGGCATGCACAGCTTCCTGCTgcgggcggccgggccgggcgagGGGCCCGAGGTGCCCCCCGAGCACGTCCTGCCCACGCTCAGCCACCTCCTGGCTCGCATCGAGAAGGAGTAG
- the ALAD gene encoding delta-aminolevulinic acid dehydratase, whose amino-acid sequence MQADSVLHSGYFHPVLRSWQCTATAFDASNLIYPIFVTDSPDAVEPIPSLPGQARYGVNKLDGMLRPLVEDGLKCVLIFGVPSKVHKDERGSAADAEGTPAIQAIRKIHSTFPELLIACDVCLCPYTSHGHCGILREDGTIQNELSCQRLAEVALAYAKAGCHIVAPSDMMDGRIAAIKQALISNDLGNKVSVMSYSAKFASCFYGPFRDAALSKPAFGDRRCYQLPPGARGLAVRAVDRDVREGADMLMVKPGMPYLDLVRDVKARHPTHPLAVYHVSGEFAMLWHGAQAGAFSLEAAVQEAIMAFRRAGADIIITYFTPQLLRWLREAAGRH is encoded by the exons ATGCAGGCAGACTCCGTTCTCCACAGTGGATACTTCCACCCTGTGCTGCGCTCCTGGCAGTGCACGGCCACCGCCTTCGATGCCTCCAACCTCATCTACCCCATCTTTGTCAC TGACAGCCCTGATGCCGTGGAGCCAATTCCCAGCCTTCCTGGACAAGCCAG GTATGGAGTGAACAAGCTGGATGGGATGCTGCGGCCCCTTGTCGAAGACGGCCTCAAGTGTGTGCTCATCTTTGGGGTGCCCAGCAAGGTCCACAAG GACGAGAGAGGCTCTGCTGCTGATGCTGAGGGCACTCCTGCCATCCAGGCCATCAGGAAGATCCACTccaccttcccagagctgctgattGCCTGTGATGTCTGCCTGTGCCCTTACACCTCACATGGGCACTGTG GCATCCTGCGTGAAGATGGCACCATCCAGAACGAGCTCAGCTGCCAGCGGCTGGCAGAGGTGGCGCTGGCTTATGCCAAAGCAG GCTGCCACATCGTGGCCCCCTCAGACATGATGGACGGGCGCATTGCAGCCATAAAGCAGGCGCTGATCTCCAACGATCTGGGCAACAAG GTCTCAGTGATGAGCTACAGCGCCAAGTTTGCTTCGTGCTTCTACGGCCCCTTCAG GGACGCGGCACTGTCCAAACCTGCCTTTGGGGACCGGCGCTGTTACCAGCTGCCCCCGGGCGCCCGCGGGCTGGCCGTGCGCGCTGTG GACCGGGACGTGCGGGAGGGTGCGGACATGCTGATGGTGAAGCCGGGGATGCCCTACCTGGACCTCGTGAGGGACGTCAAGGCTCGG CACCCCACGCACCCGCTGGCCGTGTACCACGTCTCGGGGGAGTTCGCCATGCTGTGGCACGGGGCGCAGGCCGGCGCCTTCAGCCTGGAGGCGGCGGTGCAGGAGGCGATCATGGCCTTCAGGCGCGCAG GGGCCGACATCATCATCACCTACTTCACACCGCAGCTGCTGCGCTGGCTGCGGGAGGCGGCGGGCCGGCACTGA
- the POLE3 gene encoding DNA polymerase epsilon subunit 3, whose translation MAERPEDLNLPNAVITRIIKEALPDGVNISKEARSAISRAASVFVLYATSCANNFAMKGKRKTLNAGDVLSAMEEMEFQRFVAPLKESLEVYRREQKGKKEARKDKDKKADSEEQDKSREEDNDDDDERMEEEEQNDEEEVDN comes from the exons ATGGCGGAGAGACCGGAGGACCTGAACCTGCCCAACGCCGTCATCACCCGCATCATCAAGGAGGCG cttcCTGATGGAGTCAATATTTCCAAAGAAGCCCGGAGCGCGATCTCCCGAGCAGCAAGTGTTTTTGTGCTGTATGCAACATCATG TGCAAATAACTTTGCCatgaaggggaagaggaaaaccCTGAATGCTGGGGATGTGCTCTCTGCCATGGAGGAGATGGAGTTCCAGAGATTTGTGGCCCCTCTGAAGGAATCCCTGGAAG tTTACAGGCGtgagcagaaaggaaagaaagaggcCAGGAAAGATAAAGACAAGAAGGCGGACTCGGAGGAGCAAGATAAGAGCCGAGAGGAGGACAATGATGACGATGATGAAaggatggaggaggaagaaCAAAACGATGAGGAAGAGGTGGACAACTGA